One Candidatus Methylomirabilota bacterium DNA window includes the following coding sequences:
- a CDS encoding DUF4258 domain-containing protein translates to MDLPREYAPWGRFIPREVILAAVDTYELVEAYPDDKYLPSYLVLARHGSEAFHVLFAADVEGDNVRVVTSYRPDSQEWQADLKNRRPRR, encoded by the coding sequence CTGGACCTACCACGTGAATATGCGCCTTGGGGACGGTTTATTCCCCGCGAGGTGATCTTAGCGGCCGTCGACACCTACGAGTTGGTCGAGGCGTACCCCGACGATAAATACCTGCCGAGCTACCTGGTTCTCGCGCGGCATGGGTCCGAGGCATTCCACGTGTTGTTCGCGGCGGACGTCGAAGGTGATAATGTCCGGGTGGTTACGTCCTACCGCCCCGACTCCCAGGAGTGGCAGGCCGACCTCAAGAACAGGAGACCGAGGCGATGA
- the phnE gene encoding phosphonate ABC transporter, permease protein PhnE, which yields MTRPAAAPVPPVWTRRSRGQQVARLAARLGVALVLVWAARGMGVRWEWVADSPAQLADLFVRMVPPDWAFAGALINPLLQTVHIATLGTAVAVLLALPVAVLAALNTTFNRGTYLLARLLIVVSRSVDSLIWALIFIIIVGPGSLAGALAVGVRSLGFVAKLFAEGIEEIDRGQVEAVTATGAGRFHVLVYGIVPQIRPVFAGVCVFRWDINIRESTVLGIVGAGGIGFVLNEAILGLEWARVSLILLVILGVVALSEVASAWIRRRLA from the coding sequence ATGACGCGTCCGGCGGCGGCGCCGGTTCCACCGGTCTGGACCCGCCGGAGCCGCGGCCAGCAGGTCGCGCGTCTCGCGGCGCGCCTGGGCGTCGCGCTGGTGCTCGTGTGGGCGGCCCGAGGCATGGGCGTCCGCTGGGAGTGGGTCGCCGACTCCCCGGCCCAGCTCGCCGATCTCTTCGTCCGGATGGTCCCGCCCGACTGGGCCTTCGCCGGCGCGCTCATCAACCCGCTCCTGCAAACGGTGCACATCGCGACCCTCGGCACGGCCGTGGCCGTGCTCCTGGCCCTGCCCGTCGCCGTCCTCGCGGCGCTCAACACCACATTCAATCGGGGCACCTATCTGCTCGCCCGCCTGCTCATCGTGGTCAGCCGCTCGGTGGACTCGCTCATCTGGGCGCTGATCTTCATCATCATCGTGGGACCGGGCTCTCTGGCCGGGGCGCTCGCCGTGGGCGTGCGCTCGCTGGGTTTCGTCGCCAAGCTCTTCGCGGAAGGCATCGAGGAGATCGACCGCGGCCAGGTCGAGGCGGTCACGGCCACCGGAGCCGGCCGCTTCCACGTGCTCGTCTACGGCATCGTGCCCCAGATCCGGCCGGTGTTCGCCGGCGTCTGCGTGTTCCGCTGGGACATCAATATCCGCGAGTCGACGGTGCTCGGCATCGTGGGGGCGGGCGGCATCGGCTTCGTGCTGAACGAAGCCATCCTGGGGCTCGAGTGGGCGCGGGTCAGCCTTATCTTATTGGTGATCCTGGGCGTCGTGGCGTTGTCCGAGGTGGCCTCGGCCTGGATCCGGCGCCGTCTCGCATGA
- a CDS encoding BrnT family toxin, with protein sequence MRRFRWNPEKNEALKAERGTSFERIVLAIEDGDVLDVLRHPKEGRYPDQLILVVAVEGYAYLVPYVEEPDGYFLKTVIPSRKATREYLSQGET encoded by the coding sequence GTGAGGAGGTTCCGCTGGAACCCCGAGAAGAACGAAGCACTGAAGGCAGAACGGGGAACCTCATTTGAGCGGATCGTACTTGCCATCGAGGACGGCGATGTCTTGGATGTACTGCGGCATCCTAAGGAGGGCCGGTACCCCGACCAGCTGATTTTGGTGGTGGCTGTCGAGGGCTACGCCTATCTGGTCCCGTACGTCGAGGAGCCGGACGGGTACTTTCTCAAAACGGTGATCCCGAGCCGGAAGGCCACGCGTGAGTACCTGAGCCAAGGTGAAACATGA
- the phnC gene encoding phosphonate ABC transporter ATP-binding protein produces the protein MLDVSGLTKRYPAGDEALRGVSLAVGAHEVVFVIGPSGAGKSTLIRCVNRLVEPDSGSVTLDGLELTTLNPAGLRLARRQMGMIFQEFNLVERLTVMENVLTGRLGYVPLWQAWRRRFPAADVALAFDTLRRVGLEGMENKRADALSGGQRQRVGIARALVQRPKILLVDEPTSSLDPKTAEAVMALITQLATEDRIPALVNIHDVPLARRFAQRIVGLNAGRVVFEGRPGDLDGAALDRIYGGAPGELARALS, from the coding sequence GTGCTCGACGTCTCCGGGCTCACGAAGCGCTATCCCGCCGGAGACGAGGCCCTTCGCGGGGTCTCGCTCGCCGTCGGCGCCCACGAGGTGGTCTTCGTCATCGGGCCCTCAGGCGCCGGCAAGAGCACCCTCATCCGCTGCGTCAACCGGCTGGTCGAGCCCGACTCGGGCTCGGTCACGCTGGACGGCCTGGAGCTGACGACGCTCAACCCGGCCGGGCTCAGGCTCGCGCGGCGGCAGATGGGCATGATCTTCCAGGAGTTCAACCTCGTCGAGCGGCTCACCGTGATGGAGAACGTGCTCACCGGGCGGCTGGGCTACGTCCCGCTCTGGCAGGCCTGGCGGCGCCGCTTCCCCGCCGCGGACGTGGCGCTGGCGTTCGACACGCTCCGGCGCGTCGGGCTCGAGGGCATGGAGAACAAGCGGGCCGACGCGCTGTCGGGAGGCCAGCGCCAGCGGGTCGGCATCGCGCGGGCCCTGGTCCAGCGGCCCAAGATCCTGCTCGTGGACGAGCCGACCTCCAGCCTCGATCCCAAGACGGCCGAGGCCGTGATGGCGCTCATCACCCAGCTCGCCACCGAGGACCGCATCCCGGCCCTGGTGAACATCCACGACGTGCCGCTCGCCCGGCGGTTCGCCCAGCGGATCGTCGGCCTCAACGCAGGGCGCGTGGTCTTCGAGGGCCGACCCGGCGATCTCGACGGCGCCGCGCTCGACCGCATTTACGGCGGCGCCCCCGGCGAGCTGGCTCGGGCGCTCTCGTGA
- a CDS encoding DUF433 domain-containing protein — MIVSDPRVMMGKPVVAGTRVTVDLILEKLGSGESIEAVLEAHPRLTREGVLAALRFAGQALRAEVVYPISAKSA; from the coding sequence ATGATCGTCTCCGATCCCAGGGTGATGATGGGCAAGCCGGTTGTTGCGGGGACCCGCGTCACGGTGGATCTCATTCTCGAGAAGCTGGGCAGCGGCGAATCCATCGAGGCGGTGCTCGAGGCCCACCCCCGCCTGACGCGCGAGGGGGTGCTGGCTGCCCTCCGCTTCGCAGGTCAGGCGCTTCGAGCTGAGGTCGTCTACCCCATCAGTGCAAAGTCCGCGTGA
- the phnE gene encoding phosphonate ABC transporter, permease protein PhnE — MSRLQAWRPPSAFPSRWMGPACWLALGAFLVWNAASLELDPARIQRGLARAGTLFAKAFPPDFHRWRLLLDGIVESLQMATLSTALGTALGIPVAVLAARNVVPLPVYAAGRGIVSLGRTFHEIIVAIIMVKAVGFGPLAGTLTLTVNSLGFFSKLLAEQIEQIDRGQVEAVRATGAGRGAVLLFGVLPQVLPRVIGLTVYQWDIHLRQSTIIGIVGAGGIGTTLYNSFSRYDYDFSLAILLVIIAIVAAGEWASAWARGKIQ, encoded by the coding sequence GTGAGCCGGCTCCAGGCGTGGCGGCCGCCCTCGGCCTTCCCCAGCCGGTGGATGGGCCCGGCCTGCTGGCTCGCGCTCGGCGCCTTTCTCGTCTGGAACGCGGCCAGCCTCGAGCTGGACCCGGCGCGGATCCAGCGCGGCCTGGCCCGCGCGGGGACGCTCTTCGCCAAGGCCTTCCCGCCCGACTTTCACCGCTGGCGGCTCCTGCTGGACGGCATCGTGGAGAGCCTCCAGATGGCCACGCTCTCCACCGCGCTCGGCACGGCGCTCGGCATCCCGGTCGCTGTGCTCGCCGCGCGCAACGTCGTGCCGCTGCCGGTGTACGCGGCGGGCCGCGGCATCGTCTCCCTCGGGCGCACCTTCCACGAGATCATCGTGGCCATCATCATGGTCAAGGCCGTGGGCTTCGGCCCGCTCGCCGGCACGCTCACGCTCACGGTCAACTCGCTGGGCTTCTTCAGCAAGCTGCTGGCGGAGCAGATCGAGCAGATCGACCGCGGCCAGGTGGAGGCCGTGCGCGCGACCGGCGCGGGACGCGGGGCCGTGCTGCTGTTCGGGGTGCTGCCCCAGGTCCTGCCGCGCGTCATTGGGCTGACCGTATACCAGTGGGACATCCACCTCCGCCAGTCCACGATCATCGGGATTGTCGGGGCGGGCGGCATCGGGACTACTCTTTACAACTCCTTCTCCCGCTACGACTACGACTTCAGCCTGGCCATCCTGCTGGTCATCATCGCGATCGTCGCGGCGGGCGAGTGGGCGAGCGCCTGGGCCCGCGGGAAGATCCAGTGA
- a CDS encoding YgiT-type zinc finger protein, protein MKCTVCGAELRAKSSDLPFKIRDTGIVIVKGLPLLQCGNCPEYLIEDTVLGRVDQILAKVETGTELEIICYAA, encoded by the coding sequence ATGAAGTGTACGGTTTGTGGCGCCGAGCTGAGGGCGAAGAGCAGCGATCTCCCCTTTAAAATCCGGGACACGGGAATTGTCATCGTCAAGGGTCTGCCGCTCCTACAATGCGGGAACTGCCCTGAGTATCTCATCGAGGACACAGTGCTCGGCCGGGTCGACCAGATCTTGGCCAAGGTGGAGACGGGAACCGAGCTCGAGATCATCTGTTATGCCGCCTGA